A genomic stretch from Haemophilus parainfluenzae ATCC 33392 includes:
- the napA gene encoding nitrate reductase catalytic subunit NapA, producing MELNRRDFMKANAALAAAAAAGMTIPVKQVNATEDMGIKWDKAPCRFCGTGCSVLVGTKDGRVVATQGDPDAEVNRGLNCIKGYFLSKIMYGADRVQTPLLRMKDGKFHKEGDFTPVSWDQAFTIMAEKIKDILKKKEPNAVGMFSSGQTTIYEGYAKVKLWKAGFRSNTIDPNARHCMASAAVAFMRTFGMDEPMGCYNDIEKTDAFVLWGSNMAEMHPILWSRISDRRLSSDNVKVVVMSTFEHRSFELADVPIVFNPHSDLAILNYIANYIIQNDKVNWDFVNKHTKFKRGETDIGYGLRPEHPLEVAAKNRKTAGKMHDSDFEEFKKIVAPYTLDEAHRISGVPKDQLETLAKMYADPEQNLVSYWTMGFNQHTRGVWVNHMIYNVHLLTGKISKPGCGPFSLTGQPSACGTAREVGTFVHRLPADMVVTNPKHVEITEKKWKLPKGTIPTVPGYPAVQQSRALKDGKLNFLWQMSTNNMQGGPNINDEIFPGWRNPENFIVVSDPYPSVSAVAADLILPTCMWVEKEGGYGNAERRTQLWRQQVKGPGESRSDLWQIVEFAKYFKTDEVWGEELLAQMPEYRGKTLYEVLYENGEVNKFKVPTDIPGYINDEADYFGYYLQKGLFEEYADFGRGHGHDLAPFDTYHQVRGLRWPVVDGKETLWRYREGFDPYVKPGEDIAFYGYPDKKAIILGVPYEAPAESPDEEYPLWLCTGRVLEHWHTGTMTRRVPELHRAFPNNLVWMHPADAKKYGLRHGDKVKLITRRGEMITYLDTRGRNKCPPGLIYTTFFDAGQLANKLTLDATDPISGETDFKKCAVKVVKA from the coding sequence ATGGAACTTAATCGTAGAGATTTTATGAAAGCCAATGCTGCACTTGCAGCAGCAGCGGCTGCCGGTATGACCATCCCTGTTAAACAGGTAAATGCGACCGAAGATATGGGCATCAAATGGGATAAAGCCCCATGCCGTTTCTGTGGTACAGGATGTAGCGTATTGGTAGGAACCAAAGATGGTCGAGTTGTCGCAACTCAAGGTGACCCGGATGCAGAGGTAAACCGCGGTTTAAACTGTATCAAAGGTTACTTCCTTTCTAAAATCATGTACGGTGCAGACCGTGTACAAACTCCGTTATTACGTATGAAAGATGGTAAATTCCATAAAGAAGGTGACTTTACACCGGTTTCTTGGGATCAAGCTTTCACTATCATGGCGGAAAAAATCAAAGATATCCTGAAGAAAAAAGAACCAAATGCTGTAGGGATGTTCTCTTCCGGTCAAACCACCATCTATGAAGGCTATGCAAAAGTAAAACTTTGGAAAGCTGGTTTCCGTTCTAATACTATCGACCCGAATGCTCGTCACTGTATGGCATCTGCAGCAGTTGCGTTTATGCGTACATTCGGTATGGATGAACCTATGGGCTGCTATAACGACATCGAAAAAACTGATGCATTTGTGCTTTGGGGTTCAAACATGGCAGAAATGCACCCTATTTTATGGTCTCGTATTTCTGATCGTCGTCTTTCTTCTGATAATGTGAAAGTTGTGGTTATGTCAACATTCGAACATCGTTCGTTTGAATTAGCTGATGTACCTATCGTCTTTAATCCACATTCAGACCTTGCAATCCTTAACTACATCGCAAACTACATTATCCAAAACGATAAAGTAAACTGGGATTTCGTTAATAAACACACTAAATTCAAACGTGGTGAAACTGATATCGGTTATGGTTTACGTCCTGAGCACCCACTTGAAGTTGCAGCGAAAAATCGTAAAACTGCAGGTAAAATGCACGATTCTGACTTTGAAGAATTCAAGAAAATCGTTGCACCTTATACATTAGATGAAGCACACCGTATTTCTGGTGTACCAAAAGATCAGCTTGAAACTCTTGCGAAGATGTACGCAGATCCAGAACAAAACTTAGTATCTTACTGGACAATGGGCTTTAACCAACACACTCGTGGTGTATGGGTTAACCACATGATCTATAACGTACACTTATTAACCGGTAAAATTTCTAAACCAGGTTGTGGTCCGTTCTCATTAACTGGTCAACCTTCAGCTTGTGGTACAGCGCGTGAAGTAGGTACTTTCGTTCACCGTTTACCTGCGGACATGGTAGTAACCAATCCGAAACACGTTGAAATTACAGAGAAAAAATGGAAATTACCAAAAGGCACTATTCCAACCGTACCAGGCTATCCAGCAGTACAACAAAGCCGTGCCTTAAAAGACGGTAAACTAAATTTCTTATGGCAAATGTCCACCAACAACATGCAAGGTGGCCCGAATATCAATGACGAAATTTTCCCTGGTTGGCGTAACCCAGAGAACTTTATCGTTGTTTCAGACCCTTACCCATCCGTTTCTGCGGTTGCAGCTGACTTAATTCTTCCAACTTGTATGTGGGTAGAAAAAGAAGGTGGTTACGGTAACGCTGAACGTCGTACTCAATTATGGCGTCAACAAGTGAAAGGCCCAGGTGAGTCTCGTTCTGACTTATGGCAAATTGTTGAATTCGCTAAATACTTCAAAACTGATGAAGTATGGGGTGAAGAGTTATTAGCTCAAATGCCTGAATATCGTGGCAAAACCTTATACGAAGTGCTTTACGAAAATGGTGAAGTAAACAAATTTAAAGTACCAACCGACATTCCTGGCTATATCAACGATGAAGCTGATTACTTCGGTTACTACTTACAAAAAGGTTTATTCGAAGAATACGCTGACTTCGGTCGTGGACATGGTCATGACTTAGCACCATTCGATACTTATCACCAAGTACGTGGTTTACGTTGGCCGGTTGTGGATGGTAAAGAAACCTTATGGCGTTACCGTGAAGGCTTTGACCCGTATGTCAAACCAGGTGAAGATATCGCATTCTATGGCTATCCAGATAAAAAAGCGATTATTCTAGGTGTACCTTATGAAGCGCCAGCAGAATCGCCAGATGAAGAATATCCATTATGGTTATGTACTGGACGTGTGCTTGAACACTGGCATACTGGTACCATGACACGTCGTGTACCTGAATTACACCGTGCATTCCCGAACAACTTAGTGTGGATGCACCCAGCAGATGCGAAAAAATATGGCTTACGCCATGGGGATAAAGTGAAATTAATCACTCGTCGTGGTGAAATGATTACTTACTTAGATACTCGTGGTCGTAACAAATGTCCTCCAGGCTTAATTTACACCACCTTCTTTGATGCAGGTCAGCTTGCTAACAAATTAACATTGGATGCAACCGACCCAATCTCTGGCGAAACCGACTTCAAAAAATGTGCGGTTAAAGTGGTGAAAGCGTAG